The nucleotide window CGTTATGCGCTATATACATGCGCATATAACGCATGTCAAGCCTTTATTTGGGTGTCGGATAAAAAATCTCCTGCCGACCATAAACAACGGTCAATGAAATTGAACCTTGACTTCGGTATGTTCGTTTATATATAACGCTTCTGTGGGGATCTGCAATGACAGGCACCGTTTTTGCGGAACATGGCCGGCAACCGGCCGGGAATTTCAACGATGACTAAAGGAGGAGAAAATGAGAATCCTGAACAGCATAATGAAAAATATCGGAGAAGACGCCCCTGTACAGACGGTCAGTCGGGGTCTCCACTGGACGGCCGTGGTCAGCAGGCGATGCGGCCTCGCCTCCACCATGGCGTCAGGCGTCTGCACTCACGAGAAAGGCTCACAGGGCATGGAAGGGTCCTTCACCGACATGACGGCCCTGGAGCTGGCCCGTTATTGTTTCGACGAAGGTATGTCCAGGATCTCCCTGGGACTTGCGGCCATCAATTCCCTGCTGGATGTGGACGCGAACCAATACTCGGATGTCGAAGGCCTGAAACTCGCCAAAGATCTGGGTAAGGGGAAAAACATCTCCATCATCGGGCATTTTCCCTCCATGGACGATCTTGCGAAGGAGGCGGGGAATCTTTGGGTTATCGAAAAAAACCCAAGGCCCGGTGATTACCCGGAGGCAATGGGAAATGAGCTGATTCCGCAATCGGATATTGTCGTCATCTCGAGTACGACCCTTATCAACAAAACCCTTTCAGGTATTCTCGATCTGTGTCGCAAGGACAGCGTCAAAATGCTTCTCGGCCCGACAACTCCCCTTTCGGAAGTTCTTTTCGATTACGGCATCGATATCCTGGCCGGCAGCGTGGTGACGGACAAGGAAACTGTGCTGAAATCGGTGAGTGAAGGGGCCTCCTTCATGCAGCTCAAGGCCAGGGGCGGGGTGCGTTTCGTAAGCATGGTCAGGGATTTCGATGATATCGTCCGGAGACTGGCCACCTGAATCCCGACGCAATGAATATTCTTGAACAACGCGGTTACCATATACCGGATGGGATGCCTGCCTCGATTTCGGGGACCCGGTTTTTAAAATTGCATTGCCCCGTGAACGAGGCCACTCGGGAGAATACTGAGGCACGCCCTCCCGGGCGTCGTTCCGTAACGTTTTCCACAACGAAAATCCCGATGATGTTCAAAATTTCCCTGTTGCGAGCCCCGGGCCGCCGGACCGTCCCCGA belongs to Deltaproteobacteria bacterium and includes:
- a CDS encoding DUF364 domain-containing protein, yielding MRILNSIMKNIGEDAPVQTVSRGLHWTAVVSRRCGLASTMASGVCTHEKGSQGMEGSFTDMTALELARYCFDEGMSRISLGLAAINSLLDVDANQYSDVEGLKLAKDLGKGKNISIIGHFPSMDDLAKEAGNLWVIEKNPRPGDYPEAMGNELIPQSDIVVISSTTLINKTLSGILDLCRKDSVKMLLGPTTPLSEVLFDYGIDILAGSVVTDKETVLKSVSEGASFMQLKARGGVRFVSMVRDFDDIVRRLAT